The Thalassotalea sp. HSM 43 genome window below encodes:
- the gltS gene encoding sodium/glutamate symporter codes for MNETIEVGAIESLVIAILVLFIGRFINHIVKPIQKFNFPEPILGGLAIAIVITWLHAEGVSIEFNLPLQSTFMLLFFSTVGLSANFKLLAQGGAKVFIFLGVATLYIIVQNGLGVTLASLLGLEPIMGLIAGSITLSGGHGTGAAWSATFQEMYGINTLELAMAAATFGLVMGGIIGGPVAQRIIDKNGFESEYGRGAHHHDTHPDLVTYNQLEEDKVTAKKVSETLFIMLICVAGAKYFKEFVDSFDISYLKIPDFVYALFIGVIITNICEISNKYKINSETVDILGTVSLALFLSMALMSLKLWEIFDLAIPLLVILVCQTITLALFAYFITFRLMGRDYDAAVMAGGHCGFGMGATPTAVMNMGTLVSRNGPSPKAFMVVPIVGAFFIDITNLIILQMYLAFIG; via the coding sequence ATGAATGAAACAATTGAAGTTGGTGCGATTGAATCACTTGTCATCGCAATACTCGTATTGTTTATAGGTCGCTTTATCAATCATATTGTCAAACCTATTCAAAAGTTTAACTTTCCAGAGCCCATCCTTGGCGGTCTGGCAATTGCCATCGTAATAACTTGGTTACACGCTGAAGGCGTAAGCATCGAGTTTAACCTGCCCTTGCAAAGCACCTTTATGTTGTTGTTCTTCTCTACCGTAGGTTTGTCGGCGAATTTTAAATTGCTGGCACAAGGTGGTGCTAAGGTGTTTATCTTTCTCGGTGTCGCGACGCTTTATATTATTGTGCAAAATGGTTTAGGGGTAACGCTCGCCAGTTTGCTCGGCCTTGAACCTATCATGGGATTGATTGCCGGCTCTATTACCCTAAGTGGTGGGCACGGTACTGGGGCTGCTTGGTCGGCCACGTTTCAGGAAATGTATGGCATTAACACCTTAGAGCTGGCCATGGCGGCGGCAACCTTTGGTTTGGTCATGGGTGGTATTATTGGTGGCCCAGTTGCACAGCGCATTATTGATAAGAACGGCTTTGAATCAGAATACGGCCGTGGTGCTCATCATCACGATACCCATCCAGATTTGGTAACTTATAACCAGTTGGAAGAAGACAAAGTAACCGCTAAAAAAGTGTCAGAGACGCTGTTTATCATGCTTATTTGTGTCGCTGGGGCAAAATATTTTAAAGAGTTTGTCGACTCCTTCGACATCAGTTATCTGAAAATACCGGATTTTGTTTACGCTTTATTTATTGGTGTGATCATCACCAACATTTGCGAAATCTCCAACAAATACAAAATCAATAGTGAAACCGTCGATATCTTAGGTACCGTGTCGTTGGCGCTGTTTCTATCGATGGCATTAATGAGTTTGAAACTGTGGGAAATATTTGATCTTGCCATTCCTTTATTGGTGATTTTGGTTTGTCAGACCATAACGTTGGCTCTGTTTGCCTACTTTATTACCTTCCGTCTAATGGGCAGAGACTATGATGCTGCGGTTATGGCCGGTGGTCATTGTGGTTTTGGTATGGGGGCAACGCCAACAGCGGTAATGAACATGGGTACTTTAGTATCGCGCAATGGTCCGTCACCAAAAGCGTTTATGGTGGTGCCAATTGTCGGTGCGTTCTTTATCGATATTACCAACTTGATTATCTTGCAAATGTACCTAGCCTTTATCGGCTAA
- a CDS encoding dicarboxylate/amino acid:cation symporter: protein MKNSLSAKVFLGLVLGFIIGTMIQYVIPPSWAAAGFATEASTGLGGMFVSMIKLIVVPLVFISITCGICELKDLSSFGRLGTKTFSFYIINTIAAIALTMAIVMWLQPGVGVNLGAMAENVTLAATETPNMWQMVINIIPSNPFQAFAEGNMLQIIFMAIMTGIAIQALDKRGGPAIRSFKMANEIMMKLITLVMSLAPYGVFFLMISLGATLDSSKMLAVAGYIALVVSMFIFMFLVVYPMLVFITTGIKPVTFIKHIREQIMFSLSSASSNATIPVTMRTVTEKLGVSRSVAGFGVPLGATMNMSGAAIYTTIATIFVANAYGMPMTVEQMLPLGFTVLLLSIGAGGVPGGGIVSIGICLHTFGLPVEALAIVAAVDRICDMFCTTANVVGDTAINTIVAKSEGEIDIPMQGQAVTA from the coding sequence ATTAAAAATTCACTATCAGCCAAGGTTTTTCTTGGTCTAGTTTTGGGTTTCATTATTGGTACTATGATCCAATATGTTATCCCACCATCATGGGCTGCTGCCGGTTTTGCAACTGAGGCATCGACAGGCCTAGGTGGTATGTTCGTTTCGATGATCAAACTTATCGTCGTACCATTAGTCTTTATTTCCATTACCTGCGGTATTTGTGAATTAAAAGATTTATCAAGTTTTGGTCGCTTAGGTACTAAAACATTCAGTTTCTATATTATTAATACCATTGCTGCTATCGCCTTAACGATGGCAATTGTTATGTGGCTTCAGCCTGGCGTCGGTGTAAACCTTGGTGCGATGGCCGAAAACGTCACACTTGCCGCAACTGAAACGCCGAATATGTGGCAAATGGTGATCAACATTATCCCGTCAAACCCTTTCCAAGCGTTTGCTGAAGGTAATATGTTGCAAATCATCTTTATGGCGATCATGACAGGTATTGCGATTCAAGCGTTAGATAAGCGCGGTGGTCCAGCGATCCGTTCGTTCAAAATGGCGAACGAAATCATGATGAAGCTTATTACCTTGGTAATGTCTTTAGCGCCTTACGGTGTGTTCTTCCTGATGATTTCATTAGGTGCAACATTAGACTCATCTAAGATGTTAGCGGTTGCGGGTTATATCGCGTTAGTGGTTTCCATGTTCATCTTTATGTTCTTGGTGGTTTACCCGATGCTGGTGTTTATCACCACAGGTATTAAACCGGTAACCTTTATAAAGCACATTCGTGAGCAAATCATGTTTTCTCTGTCGAGTGCGTCTTCGAATGCGACCATCCCAGTGACCATGCGTACGGTTACAGAAAAGCTTGGTGTTAGTCGTTCGGTTGCCGGATTTGGTGTTCCGCTTGGGGCAACTATGAACATGTCAGGCGCGGCGATTTATACCACGATTGCGACAATTTTTGTTGCCAATGCCTATGGTATGCCAATGACGGTGGAGCAAATGTTGCCGTTAGGATTTACGGTATTGTTGTTATCAATAGGTGCCGGTGGTGTGCCAGGTGGTGGTATCGTATCAATCGGTATCTGTTTGCATACATTCGGTTTGCCAGTAGAAGCATTGGCTATCGTTGCTGCCGTTGATCGTATTTGTGATATGTTCTGTACCACAGCCAACGTGGTTGGTGACACGGCTATCAATACCATCGTTGCGAAATCTGAAGGTGAAATCGATATCCCTATGCAAGGCCAAGCGGTTACTGCATAA
- a CDS encoding alpha/beta hydrolase: MSYLDCVVIEPQEQANASVIWLHGLGADGHDFEPVVPMMKFPENMHIRFIFPHSPKIPVTINGGMVMPAWYDILDMSVDRKVDAAQLKQSADAIDALIQREIEQGIPAQRIIIAGFSQGGAVAYETALRFAQPLAGLLAMSTYFATKDCINLSAANRNIDIMVMHGSQDPVVLPVLGEQAKQNLRQLDYKVESKTYAMPHAVCAEQISDIADWISARLA, from the coding sequence ATGTCTTATCTTGATTGTGTGGTGATTGAGCCACAAGAGCAGGCCAATGCCAGTGTTATTTGGTTGCATGGATTAGGTGCCGACGGCCACGATTTTGAGCCAGTTGTTCCTATGATGAAGTTTCCAGAGAACATGCACATTCGCTTCATCTTTCCCCATTCACCAAAAATTCCAGTCACCATTAACGGCGGCATGGTGATGCCTGCTTGGTATGACATTTTAGATATGAGCGTGGATCGCAAAGTTGATGCGGCGCAACTTAAACAGTCAGCAGACGCTATCGATGCATTAATTCAACGGGAAATTGAGCAAGGCATTCCTGCGCAACGAATCATTATTGCAGGTTTCTCTCAAGGTGGTGCGGTGGCCTATGAAACCGCGCTTCGATTTGCCCAGCCTTTGGCAGGTTTGTTGGCGATGTCGACCTACTTTGCGACTAAAGATTGTATTAACTTATCGGCGGCGAATCGCAATATCGATATTATGGTGATGCATGGTAGTCAAGATCCTGTGGTGTTGCCGGTACTCGGTGAACAAGCGAAGCAGAATTTGCGCCAATTAGATTACAAGGTAGAGTCGAAAACCTACGCCATGCCGCATGCGGTTTGTGCAGAGCAAATTAGTGATATCGCTGACTGGATCAGCGCACGATTGGCCTAA
- the ispB gene encoding octaprenyl diphosphate synthase, producing the protein MNITEIQSLAEKDMADVNSLIYKQLESDVVLINQLGMYIVNAGGKRIRPLLTVLAARALGYQGDKHICLAAIIEFIHTATLLHDDVVDESELRRGRETANAMFGNSASVLVGDFLYTRSFQMMVTLDDMTVMQVLSNATNVIAEGEVLQLMNCNDPDTTVESYMQVIYSKTAKLFEAATRLAAVVTGQKDDVIAAMKAYGMHLGTAFQLIDDLMDYTADAKKMGKNVGDDLAEGKPTLPLLYAMHHGNEQQATMIRSAIENGDGMAHLDDILVAMQQTGALTYTQQMAEQEAQKAIEALATLDDSVYKQALIALANIAANRSV; encoded by the coding sequence ATGAATATTACTGAGATTCAATCCTTGGCCGAAAAGGATATGGCCGACGTCAACAGCCTTATATATAAGCAGCTCGAATCTGACGTGGTGCTTATTAACCAGTTAGGTATGTATATAGTTAACGCTGGTGGTAAGCGAATTCGTCCTTTGTTGACGGTATTGGCTGCTAGAGCGCTCGGCTATCAAGGCGACAAGCACATTTGTTTAGCAGCGATCATCGAGTTTATCCATACGGCTACCTTGTTACATGATGACGTTGTTGATGAATCGGAATTACGACGTGGTCGAGAAACCGCCAATGCGATGTTCGGCAACAGTGCCAGTGTTTTAGTCGGCGACTTCCTATATACCCGTTCGTTCCAGATGATGGTGACGCTTGACGACATGACGGTTATGCAAGTGTTGTCTAATGCGACCAATGTCATTGCCGAAGGCGAGGTTTTGCAGCTTATGAACTGCAACGACCCAGATACCACTGTCGAAAGTTATATGCAGGTCATTTACTCAAAGACAGCTAAGTTGTTTGAAGCGGCGACTCGATTAGCTGCCGTGGTGACAGGGCAAAAGGATGATGTTATTGCGGCAATGAAAGCCTATGGTATGCATTTAGGTACAGCCTTTCAGCTTATCGATGATTTGATGGATTACACCGCTGACGCCAAAAAAATGGGCAAAAATGTCGGTGACGATTTAGCCGAAGGTAAACCAACCTTACCGCTACTTTATGCTATGCACCATGGTAATGAGCAACAAGCCACGATGATCCGCTCCGCTATCGAAAATGGCGATGGTATGGCTCACCTTGATGATATTCTTGTGGCGATGCAACAAACCGGCGCATTAACCTATACCCAACAAATGGCTGAGCAGGAAGCGCAAAAAGCCATAGAAGCATTAGCGACTCTAGATGACAGTGTATATAAGCAAGCATTGATTGCTCTGGCAAATATCGCCGCCAATCGCAGTGTTTAA
- a CDS encoding DUF2960 family protein — translation MARFVEYIYRGKTKKIAFSYSQHRDMYEAVAAAEGIDIQSILAMEQQLEMVSRGQGIMKNFRQKEFARIGFTKVWMIKDQ, via the coding sequence ATGGCAAGATTTGTAGAGTACATCTATCGAGGTAAAACCAAGAAAATTGCCTTTTCTTATTCTCAACATCGCGATATGTACGAAGCGGTAGCGGCGGCGGAAGGTATCGATATCCAGTCCATTCTTGCTATGGAGCAGCAACTGGAAATGGTTAGCCGTGGCCAAGGCATTATGAAAAATTTTAGGCAAAAGGAGTTTGCGCGAATCGGCTTTACTAAAGTCTGGATGATTAAAGACCAATAA
- the rplU gene encoding 50S ribosomal protein L21, whose translation MYAVFQSGGKQHRVSEGQVVRLEKLEQEIGSSIEFDNVLMVADGDDIKVGAPYVDGGKVTAEIVAQGRGDKVKIVKFKRRKHSRKQQGHRQWYTEVKITGING comes from the coding sequence ATGTACGCGGTATTCCAAAGCGGTGGTAAACAACATCGTGTAAGCGAAGGTCAAGTTGTTCGCTTAGAAAAATTAGAGCAAGAAATCGGCTCTTCAATTGAATTTGATAATGTTTTAATGGTTGCTGATGGCGACGACATCAAAGTAGGTGCTCCTTACGTTGATGGTGGCAAGGTTACAGCTGAGATTGTAGCTCAAGGCCGTGGTGACAAAGTTAAAATCGTTAAGTTTAAACGTCGTAAGCATTCACGTAAGCAGCAAGGCCACCGTCAGTGGTACACTGAAGTGAAAATTACTGGCATCAACGGTTAA
- a CDS encoding GNAT family N-acetyltransferase, which produces MLTIKDSARLSYRFIGLNDTKVLQELDSDPQVMKYINGGKANSMHTIESVFIPRLAKYRNADKGWGLWQVDEKQSGQFLGWVLIRPMYFFSEQPHWRDLEIGWRFKQSAWGKGFASEAAKQVMNALIAEGEVDYFSAIADAKNLASIGVMKKLGLDYQKTDQHPDVAGEQVVFYQLKVTTDKP; this is translated from the coding sequence ATGTTAACAATCAAGGACTCCGCCCGCCTTAGCTACCGCTTTATCGGCTTGAATGACACCAAGGTGTTGCAAGAACTCGACAGCGATCCACAGGTCATGAAATACATTAATGGTGGCAAGGCCAATAGTATGCACACCATAGAAAGTGTCTTTATCCCTCGTTTAGCAAAATATCGAAATGCCGATAAAGGCTGGGGTCTGTGGCAAGTTGATGAAAAACAAAGCGGTCAATTTCTCGGTTGGGTATTAATCAGGCCGATGTATTTTTTCAGCGAACAACCGCATTGGCGTGATTTAGAAATTGGCTGGCGATTTAAGCAAAGTGCATGGGGTAAAGGCTTTGCCAGTGAGGCTGCTAAACAGGTGATGAATGCGTTAATCGCAGAAGGTGAAGTCGATTATTTTAGTGCCATTGCCGATGCTAAAAATCTGGCATCAATCGGGGTAATGAAAAAGCTCGGATTAGATTATCAAAAGACTGACCAGCACCCGGACGTTGCAGGTGAACAAGTGGTGTTTTATCAACTTAAGGTAACCACAGATAAGCCATAG
- a CDS encoding DUF4136 domain-containing protein has translation MRTLLTTLLLLLTLFGCASPPETLDIEVNADGEVNRADYKTFSWINDHYALNHSSNVEPQIVKKVAKQITSTLIAMGYTPALSVFDADFTVGFTLGARDKMPANAYPSGYNKEDWLVGPLGYAWAPSDSNAGRAYKEGELAIDIFDGKQKKPVWHGYAKTIVTQDDNVDAVVEEVVAAILQQF, from the coding sequence ATGAGAACCTTACTCACAACATTACTGTTGCTGTTAACGTTATTTGGCTGTGCGAGTCCGCCCGAAACACTCGACATTGAGGTTAATGCCGATGGTGAGGTTAATCGTGCTGATTACAAGACCTTTAGCTGGATAAATGATCATTACGCCTTAAATCACAGCAGCAATGTCGAACCACAAATCGTCAAAAAAGTTGCTAAACAAATCACATCGACTTTAATTGCCATGGGCTATACCCCTGCTCTATCGGTATTTGATGCAGATTTTACTGTCGGCTTTACCCTGGGGGCTAGAGATAAAATGCCCGCTAATGCCTACCCGAGTGGTTACAACAAAGAAGACTGGTTGGTGGGGCCACTAGGCTACGCCTGGGCACCGAGTGACTCAAACGCTGGTCGCGCCTACAAAGAAGGTGAATTAGCCATTGATATTTTTGACGGTAAGCAAAAGAAACCGGTTTGGCACGGCTATGCTAAAACCATAGTCACCCAAGACGACAATGTGGATGCCGTGGTCGAAGAAGTGGTGGCTGCAATTTTACAACAATTTTAA